The genomic interval TCATAGACCAGATGGAAAGATCCTAGAAAAGATCGGTAATAATCTCCGACCAATGCTTTAAAGGCTATCTCCTCAGAGGAATCATGGAAAACATTGTGCTCAACGAGGGTCGGCAGAACAAGAACCACCTCCCCTTTCTGATATTCGCCTAAGTATACAACCCCCATGCCGGCATCTATATTACCTTTTTGTTCAATAATTAATTTATCATCTCTAAGATAAAATTTCAGTGTCCCTTCCTTGGTTGCGTAAACTGCGTCACCTTCGATAAGCTGCGCTCGTGCAGGTCCCTGACTGAAAAATCCTATCATTCCCGTGTGGCCTCCGCTCGCTGCAGATAATTTAAAATCAAATCCTGTCTCGCTGACATTCCATATTTTGAGCATTGCGGGACTAAAGTAATCCTTGGCCCGACTCCATTTTCCCGTCCAAGCTGTCGGCGCTTTTCTTTCCAGTTTGAATTCGTATTGTGCGGTTTTCTCTGAATTAAACCATTGTCCTTCGACTCTTCCGTCGTTCAGAAATGCGCCTTTAAATACACCAGTCTCCTTTATACCATCAAACTCCCTTAGAATAAACTCCTTTTCGCCGGTCATTTCTCCTTTCAACTCGAGCATTGCTTGCTGCGAGTTATAGCGATATTCACCCTTCAATTGATCGCCATTTCTTTCAAGCAACAAAGTAATTTTAAGATTTCCGTCTATGGTTCCGTCATATTCTTGTAGACCTTCCAGCTGGTCTAAGGGATCGGCATAAGCAATATTAGTTATCAAAAAAAACACTAAAAATAAAATTCCAAGTGTACGCATAGATCATTCTCCTATTCACTCAAATTTACGATAAACAAAATTCATTGGAAAAACGATGCAATTGTCATACTTCTTATTCTACCTAAGATTAACAAAAACCTCCAGTTGAGAATCATGTACCATCTGTCACGAATACCACAATCATCACAAGAACAACCCGAGGCCTTATATCTAAGGCTTCGGGTTTACTATTTACTCCGCGTTCTGATGCGCCATCCCATTGGCCCTGGATTCTTCTGCTATTGCCTGTTCACCGCGTTTAATAGCTTCTCTAACTTCCCCTGTAGTAACATCGCTCCAATGGCACGTACTATACCCTACACTTAAAAAGACAGGTTTACTTTCTTGTTTTGCTTTTTCGAAGGCTTCGTCTTCCCACGGATACCAGTCTACCGGATTATGGGCATGTGAAGAAGATAAGTGTTCATGGTCAAATCGCAGCGATGAACTTGTTGCAGCAGTAGCCATCAGTTATGCCAATCAATCGCCTAATGCCCGACAGCGCCAGCCATGGAGAGATGTTACAGAGTGGGAGATTTTATAGTTTGTAGTTTCATTGCCTCTAACCAATATTACTTAAAGAAGACACAGCTCTGTCCACTAATGGATATGCTGTGTCTTTTAGTTTGATAAAATTGTTTATTGCCTTAAATAGAGCCACATTAAAAAAGCTGTCTTTATCAACAGCTTTTAAATTAAAAGATTGATTTTTTCTTTCGTCCAAATACCTGCTCTGCAAGATTACTCGGTGATTTTATATAATCATGTAATCGGGACTTGAATTTTTCTACAGTCTTATTCGCGGTATAATCATCCGTAAGAGAGTTTGCAATAGCTAAGGCAGCTAAATCAACTTTATCTGTGCGAGGAAAAGTGGTGCTTGTAAAAATGGTTAAGTTGTCATTGTAATATTCATACAAATACTCTTCAACTATAGGTTCAATATTAGCACTATCTACTTCAAATAAATCCATAGATTTAAATAAATCCCATTGATAGAGATTGATCCCCTTTTTACCACGGACCTCAAATAAGTCGAGATAAATAAGGCAACGTTCAGGAAAAATAGGCTCATTTACAACTGTTCCTAGTCTTATGTGTTGCGGTCAGTCTTACTTCTATCTTTCCTACCCCTGCTCTATCTCATCAGGCAGCAATCCCTGTTCAAATTGCTCATTTAGATGAGTGTGCTATTGATGCTATTGCACCAGCTATTCCACACTCTGAGGGCGCATATGTGGCTAACTCGAATACAGGTAAGTTTCATTATGCTGGCTGTAGGTACGTGAACATGATGTCTCAAAATCACAAGGTATTTTATGATAGTAGGGATGAGGCCATTAATGCGGGGTTTGTGCCTTGTAAGGTTTGTAGGCCGTAAAGTTGATAATGTTTTTAATAGGAAAGACACAGCTCTATTCCACTAATGGATAGGCTGTGTCTTTCTTATTATTTTTTGCGGTTACCAATGAAACGATTCTGCGTATCGGGCCAAACGGCGAAATTCATTTTAAGTTTAATAAGTCATTATAAATTAATTCTAATCTCATTGATTCATTTCAACTCATCGGAACCGTCCCCTCGATACCTTATAATCACATTGAGAATTCAGTTAAACCAACGACTCAACAAGCAATTAGTATACTGCCAGTTGAGTCGCTAATATATCTATAGGCAAACGACGCTAGATCAGGACGAAAGATATCGAAGCCATCGCATAGCGATTTCGTTCTTCGCAAGAACACCCATCTTTAAAGTAAACGTCATTCCTCAGCCAATTTTTTTACTCCATGAGCGAGCGTTCGTTCGAGGCATCGTATTTTAGATTGTCGCTTTTGATCCTGTTTCCCCACTTCTTTGAAAATGCCACCAGTTCTTGTCTTTCAAGATGGGCTGTCAGCGATTCTTGATCTTGCCAACGCTCGGCGATCAGCATGCGTCCAGCACGCGCATCTTCCAAAGCAATGGAATAAAAGAGGCATCCCTTTTCAGCTCTCGTGCTGGAAGCGATGGTCTGAATGTCTGCAGTGAATTCATTTACATCAGACGGATTCAGGTGAAGGAAACCCATAAGTATAATCATTTTTGTTTATCCTCCTTGCTTAATTAAATTGGCAAACTTCCTCAAAGCTCATTCGCGATTCTCGCGCGTCAGCTCGTGGAACGCGTCGCAAAGTTTTGCGACACCCGTGGGGAGAAAGAGCACGCCCACGAGGGGGACGATGATCATTCGAGGTGTCTTCCTCATGCGACAGTGAGCACGATCTTGCCTTGGATGTGCCCACGGGCGGCTCGTTCGTGCGCCTTGCGAGCGTCGGCAAGCGGATAGGTGCTGTCCAAAACGACGCGGATTGTCCCGTCATCAAGCAAGCGCCCGACTTCCGTCAACTGAGCCCCGCTCGAACGGACTTGGGTTGCCGAGACCGTGACGCCCAGTTTCTCGGCATCATCGGCACCGGAGAAACCTAAGGGGAACACTGGGAACAATGCACCGCCACGCTTCAGCGTGCGCAGGAAACGACCGGTGGTCGGACCGCCGAGGGCGTCGATGACAAGATCAATGTCATGCGCAACGTCCTCGGGAGGATTTTTGGTGTAATCTATGAATTCGTCGGCACCGAGTCCGCGCAGAAGTGACTCATGCTCGCCCGATGCCACGGCGATGACGTACGCACCTTTCAGTTTCGCAATTTGCACCGCGAAGTGCCCCACGCCGCCTGCGGCTCCGTTTACGAGGACGGTCTTGCCCTCAAGCGGCACCGGCTCATGCATGTTCGGCTGAAGCGGGTTCGCTTCATTGTGCCCCAGCTCAATCATGAACTGCCACGCGGTGAGGAGCGACATCGGCGCTCCGGCAGCATGCACGTGATCGATGCCCGTCGGCTTGAGTGCAACTTCCGACGCTGGCACGCTGACGTACTCGGCATAGGCCTTGCTGTCCCCGAACATGCCGCTCGGAAAGCGAACCATCGAATACACTTCGTCTCCGACGGAGAAGTCCTTAACATCGTCGGCGACCGCCTCGACAACGCCCGAAATGTCTGTTCCCAGAATAACGGGGAAAGCCACCTGCGGCTGCCATTCGGGAGGAAGTGCCTTATAGCCGTCGCGCAGGTACCAGTCGGGAGGATTGATGCCAACCGCGTGAACGCGAACGAGCACCTCACCCAGCTTCAGCTCGGGAAGCGGCACCTCCTCATAACGAAGCACCTCAGGACCACCGAACTCATGCAGCCGAATCGCCTTCATAGTGTTTGTCGACATCTCTTTTTCCTTTTGACTTGTCATAATCATCACATTTCCCCCTATTTTTTTAGTTGTTGCACTAACACAGCCATATTGCCAAGTATTTGGAAGGTCTCGATCCCCTCTTGATCGTTTTGGACATCGCCGGGATTAATCGCTAGCGTCATATTCAAATAGCTTGACGTCGACATGACCATTTCAGCAATACAAAAAAGAAGTTAATAGCATCCTCTCTTAAAAAATTCTCCTAAAACGACCATCTGCGTTGTGGATAACAAATGAAATCAGAACGCTGCATCTGGTATTTTTTAGGCAGACTATAAAAACCAAATAAAGTATTTTCCTTTAAGGCCGTATCTGCTATAATAATAACCAATAAGCCGCTTGATGACAAGTACGTACTTTTTTGTACTATAGCATCCTTTTGTATACTATTAAAGATGCAAAGCGTCTTTGAAGTTTGAGGAAAGCAAGTAACGTTTCGGCAATGTAAGAAAAGCCTGCACACCAAAAACCAGCCCGAAATGTTATGCTTTCTTATATCCGAAAAAGATGGAAGTATTTAATATGAACCATATTTGACTATGCGAACAGCTTAAATGGCGGGTTTCTCCTAGGGGGGCCAGAGGGACGGGGTCGTCGACATAAAATTCACTTCAAAGAATGTCACATCCCCGTCCTTTAACTTCCCTAACATGAGCTATCTTTATCATAACTTCTTCCCCTTTCCACATACCAATATTTAGATTGCTATATTAAACTTTTGATAATTCATGCGACCTTTCCAATGGCATGGCAAAGACCCATCAACCAATTCGGTCGATGGGTCTTTTTGTAAGAAATACTTCTGCAAGTTTTCATTAAATGACAAGACAATCTTATCTATTTTCCTTCTGTCAGGGTAATTTCACTCACTGCTGGGTGTAGCTTACTTTATATATTTGCAGGGCAATGAGGGCAATCACCCTATAGACGAACAAGAATAAAAGAGATCAACAACGCATCCTACAAAAGTTGTAGTCATTTTCAACTCTTAGAGATGATACGGTTCTCCCTAATTAATCTTAAACGGCTGATTTAAGCTTTGTAGTCTTATGTGTTGCGGCCAATTTTCCTCCATATTTCCCACCCTGCCCTCTCTCATCAGGCAGCAATCCCTATTCAAATTGCTCATTTGGATGATTGTGCTATTGATGCTATTGCACCGGCTATTCCACACTCAGAAGGTGCATATGTGGCTAACTCGAATACAGGTAAGTTTCATTATGCTGGCTGTAGGTACGTGAATATGATGTCATCAAATCATAAGGTGTTTTACGATAGTAGAGATGAGGCCATTAATGCGGGGTTTGTGCCTTGTAAGGTTTGTAGGCCGTAAGTTGATAATTGCTTTTAATAGGAAAGACACAGCTCTGATCCACTAGTGGATAGGCTGTGTCTTTCTTATAGTTTTCGCCGTTATCAGTGATACGGTTCTCTGTATCGGGTATAACGGCGATTCATTGATCCCAAATTCCCATGAATATCTGCGTATTACTAGCCTACCAAAATTTTTATTACATCGTCCATTGGAAGAACATTAGCAAAACGTTTATTCCAAATCTTATAATTATAAAACTCATAAAGTTTCTCACCAGATAGATACTCGTTATCAAAAGTTGAATTTGTTTCTTTTGGAATAATTATTTTGTACCCATAATCAAAGGCACTTTTTAAAGTAGTGTCAATACAATATTCTGTTTGCAGTCCCACCAGTATAATGGTATCTATATCTTTACTTTCTAAATAATCTCTTAGCCCAGTTTTATGGAAAGAACTATTATACTCCTTTTCAACGATAAATTCACTATTATTAGGTGCTATTTCATTATAAATCTGCCACCCATTAGTCCCTTTCTCAAGGTCGGTACCCTTTCCATCATCATGGCGTACATATATAACTTCCTTCTGATTATCTCTTGCACTTAAAATGAGTTTTTTAATATTTTCAATTACTCTCTGTCCATTATGAGGATGTGCCTTAATCAAGGCATTTTGAACATCTACCACCAACAAAACAATATTACTCATAACCATTCTTCCTTTCGCTTATAAATGCAATTAATCTTTATTATTATTTCAGATTAGCAAACATCATTTGTAGCTGCGTTAACCTTGATAATCTTTTAAGCAATAAAGCTCTTTTTTTATTGTGACAAAAAAAGTCCCCAACTGTCATCTTATTCCATTCATCAAACACATAAGAACTCCTGCCAAATTATAAAATATTTAGCAGGAGTTCTACTTTTTTCACCATTACCAATGATACGGTTCTGCGTATCGGGTCAAACGGCGAATTTGTAATTCGATGCATCCAATTGTTGATCGCTTTTTGTTGCCATCAGGATACTTGTACACTAAATTTCGGGGAATATAATACTTATCCGCGTGAATAGGTGATATCCACTGGCTTATTGCATGGTAATTAATCATATGACCGCATTTTGGGCTAACGACTAATATATCTGCATCATTAAGCCAATCAGCAGGAACATTCTCTTTAAAAGTACCTGCATTCATATGTTCAAAAAAACTAAGACCACCTCCATATTTGGGGCCATTGGAAGCTCAATCACCGAAAGATGCTAAATGATACGTATGTGAGCAGCGTAATATCGCTACCCTCTTCTTACTCTCTGAACTTACTAACAACTTCCTGCGCCATATTAGCTAAAGCTTCACTAGGACAGTTAGGAACGTCCCTAACTGTCCTTCATTCTTTCCAGTATTTTTTTCTTATCATTTTCAGTTATTTTGCGAATTACCTTGCAGAGATTTCCCTCTGCAATTACTCTAAAAGGATATCTCTATTCACTACACTTCTAGCCCCAATTACAACCTCGTCACCAATCGTCACTCCTGGTAAAATCACTACATGCCCACCAATCCATACGTTGCTGTTCTTTCTTCAAGCAAAGCCGCATCATTATTTTCATCGTATAAATAACCCTTTTATACCTTTTCTTTCTCGGTCATAACTATCTTCTTTAGCCACTAAATATATTTCAATTTAGATAGTATGCCCCATTTTTTCTGCAAGAATAAGATATTCAGTAGATAAAATATCACCCTTATTGAGTACACCAGGAACAATCAGAT from Pelosinus sp. IPA-1 carries:
- a CDS encoding antibiotic biosynthesis monooxygenase — translated: MIILMGFLHLNPSDVNEFTADIQTIASSTRAEKGCLFYSIALEDARAGRMLIAERWQDQESLTAHLERQELVAFSKKWGNRIKSDNLKYDASNERSLME
- a CDS encoding Ada metal-binding domain-containing protein, which encodes MLRPIFLHISHPALSHQAAIPIQIAHLDDCAIDAIAPAIPHSEGAYVANSNTGKFHYAGCRYVNMMSSNHKVFYDSRDEAINAGFVPCKVCRP
- a CDS encoding Ada metal-binding domain-containing protein yields the protein MANSNTGKFHYAGCRYVNMMSQNHKVFYDSRDEAINAGFVPCKVCRP
- a CDS encoding NADP-dependent oxidoreductase; amino-acid sequence: MIMTSQKEKEMSTNTMKAIRLHEFGGPEVLRYEEVPLPELKLGEVLVRVHAVGINPPDWYLRDGYKALPPEWQPQVAFPVILGTDISGVVEAVADDVKDFSVGDEVYSMVRFPSGMFGDSKAYAEYVSVPASEVALKPTGIDHVHAAGAPMSLLTAWQFMIELGHNEANPLQPNMHEPVPLEGKTVLVNGAAGGVGHFAVQIAKLKGAYVIAVASGEHESLLRGLGADEFIDYTKNPPEDVAHDIDLVIDALGGPTTGRFLRTLKRGGALFPVFPLGFSGADDAEKLGVTVSATQVRSSGAQLTEVGRLLDDGTIRVVLDSTYPLADARKAHERAARGHIQGKIVLTVA
- a CDS encoding DUF255 domain-containing protein, giving the protein MATAATSSSLRFDHEHLSSSHAHNPVDWYPWEDEAFEKAKQESKPVFLSVGYSTCHWSDVTTGEVREAIKRGEQAIAEESRANGMAHQNAE
- a CDS encoding cysteine hydrolase family protein, yielding MSNIVLLVVDVQNALIKAHPHNGQRVIENIKKLILSARDNQKEVIYVRHDDGKGTDLEKGTNGWQIYNEIAPNNSEFIVEKEYNSSFHKTGLRDYLESKDIDTIILVGLQTEYCIDTTLKSAFDYGYKIIIPKETNSTFDNEYLSGEKLYEFYNYKIWNKRFANVLPMDDVIKILVG